Below is a window of Streptomyces sp. NBC_00223 DNA.
CTCATCAAGGATCGTCAACTCCGGCAGCAGACCCCCGGTTTCAGCGGCGGCAACTGCTGCCACGGGCAGGACACGAACTCGCTGCCCGTATTCCGCAGCCATCCGCAGGTAGTGCAACTCCCACTGGACGTACGGCGTCAGCGGCTCCTCGACCACACGCACCCGGTGGAAGATCGACCCACGACGCTCGTCGTCAAGCGCGGCCTCGCGCAGAGCACCGCGCGCGTCCTCGTTGAGGCGAAGGGCTTCCTGCCAGTCACCGCGGAGCAGCGCGTCCCAACTCTGGTCGTCCTGTTCCTCGAAGTGCTGGAGCCGTTCGAGCTTCCACGAGTCGCCGTTGTGGATCGCCGCATCGCGTTCCGCGAAGTCACGTTGGTACTCGGCGTTGGTGAGCCGTTCCCCCCGCTCTGTGGGAAGGACGGAGGGACGGAGTTCACGCATCGGGAATGTCCACTTTCGCCGCACTGAGCATGTTGCCCGGGATGACGACCAGCCGTTCGCCCGCAGCGAGGCCCACGCCTTCCGGCAAGCGCGGCCGGTAGACGTCGGTGAGGTCCGTGCCGATCACCACGATGTCACCATTGTCGAGCTGCCAGATGTCCGGGCACTGATTCTTGTCCTTGGAGTTGCCCAGCTCTTCCGCCGACTTGCCCAGCCTGCGTTCGAATAACGCGGACGGATCGGCTTCCCACGCCTGTGCCATTCCTGCCCCCTGGATCGCTACGGAACGTTGCTCCCACGATACCGGGGGTATCCAGCACTTCCCAGGTCCCCCGCACGACCTTCATGGGCCCAGTTGGCGTCGGCCGAGCACGGCCCCTCGGGTGTTCCGCCCGAGGGGAGGCTGGGTTCGTCGGGGCTACCGCGGGTTTTCCGCCCATGGCGTCTTCTTCTTTGAGCATCGCGTCCGGGCGAGGCCGGTACAGGGGCTCATGGGATGCGCGACGCCCCGCTGAACCGCTTCGTTCAGTGGCGCATTGGAAGAATCCGCTGGGCGGGCCGTCGTTTCGGTTCGAGGGGTCGATCACATACTCAGCACCGGTGGCGGGAGGGGTGCCACCACACGGTGGAAGTAGGACTCCACGTCTTCACCGGCCGCGTACAACTCCCTGATGTACACCGCCCAAGGGCCGACGACAGCGGGATCGGTGTAACGGATCGCGCCGTCCGGCACCCCGGCGTCGGTATACAGCACGCGGTAGAGGGTGCGCTCATCGAGGATCGTCAACTCGGGTAGTAGACCATCGGATTCGGCGGCGGCAATCGCCGATGAAGGCAGCACGCGAACCCGCTGCCCGTACTGCGCCTGCTGCCTGAGCGAGTGCAACTCCCACTGCACGTAGGGAGTCAGCGGCTCCTCGACCACACGCACCCGGTGGAAGACCGAGCCCCGACGCTCGTCGTCAAGCGCGGCCTCGCGCAGGGCGTCGTGGCGCTCCTCGAACAGGCGGAGAGCTTCTTCCCAGTCGCCCCGGCGCAGGGCATCCCGGCTGGGACTGCCCACCTCCTCGAAGTGCTGGAGCCGTTCGAGCTTCCACGAATCGCCGTTGTGGATGGCCGCGTCGCGTTCCCCGAAGTCGCGCCTGTAGTCGGCCCGGGTGAGCCGTTCGCCCTGCCCCCGGGCAAAACCGGGGGCAGGGACTTGGAGATCAGACATCGGGAATATCCGCCTTCGCCGCGCTGAGCAAGTTGCCGGGAATGACGACCAGCCGTTCACCCGCA
It encodes the following:
- a CDS encoding DUF6879 family protein — protein: MRELRPSVLPTERGERLTNAEYQRDFAERDAAIHNGDSWKLERLQHFEEQDDQSWDALLRGDWQEALRLNEDARGALREAALDDERRGSIFHRVRVVEEPLTPYVQWELHYLRMAAEYGQRVRVLPVAAVAAAETGGLLPELTILDERTLYRVLYTDAGVPDGAIRYTDPGVVGPWAAYVRELYAAGEDLASYFDRAVAPLPPPVLSRAE
- a CDS encoding DUF6879 family protein, giving the protein MSDLQVPAPGFARGQGERLTRADYRRDFGERDAAIHNGDSWKLERLQHFEEVGSPSRDALRRGDWEEALRLFEERHDALREAALDDERRGSVFHRVRVVEEPLTPYVQWELHSLRQQAQYGQRVRVLPSSAIAAAESDGLLPELTILDERTLYRVLYTDAGVPDGAIRYTDPAVVGPWAVYIRELYAAGEDVESYFHRVVAPLPPPVLSM